Proteins encoded by one window of Chrysemys picta bellii isolate R12L10 chromosome 10, ASM1138683v2, whole genome shotgun sequence:
- the SNX8 gene encoding sorting nexin-8 isoform X12 produces MQTPQGNPLLLSHTLQELLSKDTVQVELIPEKKGLFLKHVEYEVSSKRFKCSVYRRYNDFVVFHEMLLQKFPYRMVPALPPKRMLGADREFIESRRRALKRFINLVARHPPFSEDVLLKLFLSFSGSDVQNKLRELVQGVGDEFMTCQLAPRAKDFLPADIQAQFAASRELIRNIYNSFYKLRDRAERIASRAIDNASDLLIFGKELSALGSDTTPLPSWAALNNSTWGTLKQALKGLSVEFALLADKAVQQGKQEESDVVEKLNLFLDLLQSYKDLCERHEKGVLHKHQRALHKYSMMKKQMMSATVQNKEPESVEQLESRIVEQENAIMTMELRNYFSLYCLHQETQLIHIYLPLTSHILGAFVNSQIQGHKEMSKVWNELKPKLSCLFVGPHNMPTPPLSPPEGNFFAN; encoded by the exons ATGCAGACGCCCCAGGGAAACCCGCTGTTGCTCTCCCACACCCTACAAGAGCTGTTGAGCAAGGACACTGTGCAGGTGGAGCTTATACCTGAGAAGAAGGGCCTCTTTCTGAAACATGTGGAGTATGAAGTTTCCAGCAAG CGCTTCAAGTGCTCTGTGTACAGGCGATACAATGACTTCGTGGTATTCCATGAGATGCTGCTTCAGAAGTTCCCATATCGTATGGTGCCTGCACTTCCTCCAAAGAGAATGCTGGGAG CTGACCGAGAATTCATAGAGTCTAGGCGGCGGGCTCTGAAGCGTTTCATTAATCTGGTGGCTCGACATCCCCCTTTCTCAGAAGATGTGCTCCTGAAGCTCTTTCTCTCCTTTAGTGGCTCG GATGTGCAGAACAAGCTGAGGGAGTTGGTCCAAGGAGTGGGAGACGAGTTCATGACTTGCCAACTAGCCCCCCGGGCCAAG GACTTCCTCCCCGCCGACATCCAGGCCCAGTTTGCTGCCAGTCGAGAGCTTATCCGAAACATCTACAACAGCTTCTACAAACTGCGGGACCGTGCAGAAAGAATAGCTTCCCGAGCCATTGATAATGCCTCAGATCTTCTCATATTTGGAAAGGAACTAAG TGCTTTGGGCTCAGACACGACACCACTTCCCTCCTGGGCTGCTCTGAACAATAGCACGTGGGGGACTCTGAAACAGGCCTTGAAAGGCTTGTCTGTCGAATTTGCGCTGTTGGCCGATAAGGCTGTACAGCAG GGAAAACAGGAAGAGAGTGATGTGGTGGAGAAGCTGAACCTTTTCCTGGATTTACTCCAGTCCTATAAA GATCTATGTGAGAGGCATGAGAAGGGAGTACTGCACAAACACCAGCGAGCTTTGCACAAGTACAGCATGATGAAGAAGCAGATGATGAGTGCCACTGTGCAGAACAAGGAGCCAGAGTCCGTGGAACAGCTGGAGTCACGAATTGTGGAG CAAGAGAATGCAATCATGACCATGGAGCTGCGGAATTACTTTTCTTTGTACTGCCTGCACCAGGAGACACAGCTAATCCATATCTACCTGCCTCTCACTTCCCACATCTTGGGAGCCTTTGTCAACTCCCAGATCCAGGGCCATAAAGAG ATGAGTAAAGTTTGGAATGAACTGAAGCCAAAGTTGAGCTGCCTGTTTGTGGGACCCCACAACATGCCAACACCACCATTGTCACCCCCAGAGGGCAACTTCTTTGCCAATTAA
- the SNX8 gene encoding sorting nexin-8 isoform X7 — MKSEEQDLSSPHIIMFYLAKPPVIEPKDPEQLLMQTPQGNPLLLSHTLQELLSKDTVQVELIPEKKGLFLKHVEYEVSSKRFKCSVYRRYNDFVVFHEMLLQKFPYRMVPALPPKRMLGADREFIESRRRALKRFINLVARHPPFSEDVLLKLFLSFSGSDVQNKLRELVQGVGDEFMTCQLAPRAKDFLPADIQAQFAASRELIRNIYNSFYKLRDRAERIASRAIDNASDLLIFGKELSALGSDTTPLPSWAALNNSTWGTLKQALKGLSVEFALLADKAVQQGKQEESDVVEKLNLFLDLLQSYKDLCERHEKGVLHKHQRALHKYSMMKKQMMSATVQNKEPESVEQLESRIVEQENAIMTMELRNYFSLYCLHQETQLIHIYLPLTSHILGAFVNSQIQGHKEMSKVWNELKPKLSCLFVGPHNMPTPPLSPPEGNFFAN; from the exons aCTTGGCAAAGCCTCCAGTAATTGAGCCAAAGGATCCGGAACAGCTGCTCATGCAGACGCCCCAGGGAAACCCGCTGTTGCTCTCCCACACCCTACAAGAGCTGTTGAGCAAGGACACTGTGCAGGTGGAGCTTATACCTGAGAAGAAGGGCCTCTTTCTGAAACATGTGGAGTATGAAGTTTCCAGCAAG CGCTTCAAGTGCTCTGTGTACAGGCGATACAATGACTTCGTGGTATTCCATGAGATGCTGCTTCAGAAGTTCCCATATCGTATGGTGCCTGCACTTCCTCCAAAGAGAATGCTGGGAG CTGACCGAGAATTCATAGAGTCTAGGCGGCGGGCTCTGAAGCGTTTCATTAATCTGGTGGCTCGACATCCCCCTTTCTCAGAAGATGTGCTCCTGAAGCTCTTTCTCTCCTTTAGTGGCTCG GATGTGCAGAACAAGCTGAGGGAGTTGGTCCAAGGAGTGGGAGACGAGTTCATGACTTGCCAACTAGCCCCCCGGGCCAAG GACTTCCTCCCCGCCGACATCCAGGCCCAGTTTGCTGCCAGTCGAGAGCTTATCCGAAACATCTACAACAGCTTCTACAAACTGCGGGACCGTGCAGAAAGAATAGCTTCCCGAGCCATTGATAATGCCTCAGATCTTCTCATATTTGGAAAGGAACTAAG TGCTTTGGGCTCAGACACGACACCACTTCCCTCCTGGGCTGCTCTGAACAATAGCACGTGGGGGACTCTGAAACAGGCCTTGAAAGGCTTGTCTGTCGAATTTGCGCTGTTGGCCGATAAGGCTGTACAGCAG GGAAAACAGGAAGAGAGTGATGTGGTGGAGAAGCTGAACCTTTTCCTGGATTTACTCCAGTCCTATAAA GATCTATGTGAGAGGCATGAGAAGGGAGTACTGCACAAACACCAGCGAGCTTTGCACAAGTACAGCATGATGAAGAAGCAGATGATGAGTGCCACTGTGCAGAACAAGGAGCCAGAGTCCGTGGAACAGCTGGAGTCACGAATTGTGGAG CAAGAGAATGCAATCATGACCATGGAGCTGCGGAATTACTTTTCTTTGTACTGCCTGCACCAGGAGACACAGCTAATCCATATCTACCTGCCTCTCACTTCCCACATCTTGGGAGCCTTTGTCAACTCCCAGATCCAGGGCCATAAAGAG ATGAGTAAAGTTTGGAATGAACTGAAGCCAAAGTTGAGCTGCCTGTTTGTGGGACCCCACAACATGCCAACACCACCATTGTCACCCCCAGAGGGCAACTTCTTTGCCAATTAA
- the SNX8 gene encoding sorting nexin-8 isoform X11 yields MQTPQGNPLLLSHTLQELLSKDTVQVELIPEKKGLFLKHVEYEVSSKRFKCSVYRRYNDFVVFHEMLLQKFPYRMVPALPPKRMLGVFPPVADREFIESRRRALKRFINLVARHPPFSEDVLLKLFLSFSGSDVQNKLRELVQGVGDEFMTCQLAPRAKDFLPADIQAQFAASRELIRNIYNSFYKLRDRAERIASRAIDNASDLLIFGKELSALGSDTTPLPSWAALNNSTWGTLKQALKGLSVEFALLADKAVQQGKQEESDVVEKLNLFLDLLQSYKDLCERHEKGVLHKHQRALHKYSMMKKQMMSATVQNKEPESVEQLESRIVEQENAIMTMELRNYFSLYCLHQETQLIHIYLPLTSHILGAFVNSQIQGHKEMSKVWNELKPKLSCLFVGPHNMPTPPLSPPEGNFFAN; encoded by the exons ATGCAGACGCCCCAGGGAAACCCGCTGTTGCTCTCCCACACCCTACAAGAGCTGTTGAGCAAGGACACTGTGCAGGTGGAGCTTATACCTGAGAAGAAGGGCCTCTTTCTGAAACATGTGGAGTATGAAGTTTCCAGCAAG CGCTTCAAGTGCTCTGTGTACAGGCGATACAATGACTTCGTGGTATTCCATGAGATGCTGCTTCAGAAGTTCCCATATCGTATGGTGCCTGCACTTCCTCCAAAGAGAATGCTGGGAG TGTTCCCTCCTGTAGCTGACCGAGAATTCATAGAGTCTAGGCGGCGGGCTCTGAAGCGTTTCATTAATCTGGTGGCTCGACATCCCCCTTTCTCAGAAGATGTGCTCCTGAAGCTCTTTCTCTCCTTTAGTGGCTCG GATGTGCAGAACAAGCTGAGGGAGTTGGTCCAAGGAGTGGGAGACGAGTTCATGACTTGCCAACTAGCCCCCCGGGCCAAG GACTTCCTCCCCGCCGACATCCAGGCCCAGTTTGCTGCCAGTCGAGAGCTTATCCGAAACATCTACAACAGCTTCTACAAACTGCGGGACCGTGCAGAAAGAATAGCTTCCCGAGCCATTGATAATGCCTCAGATCTTCTCATATTTGGAAAGGAACTAAG TGCTTTGGGCTCAGACACGACACCACTTCCCTCCTGGGCTGCTCTGAACAATAGCACGTGGGGGACTCTGAAACAGGCCTTGAAAGGCTTGTCTGTCGAATTTGCGCTGTTGGCCGATAAGGCTGTACAGCAG GGAAAACAGGAAGAGAGTGATGTGGTGGAGAAGCTGAACCTTTTCCTGGATTTACTCCAGTCCTATAAA GATCTATGTGAGAGGCATGAGAAGGGAGTACTGCACAAACACCAGCGAGCTTTGCACAAGTACAGCATGATGAAGAAGCAGATGATGAGTGCCACTGTGCAGAACAAGGAGCCAGAGTCCGTGGAACAGCTGGAGTCACGAATTGTGGAG CAAGAGAATGCAATCATGACCATGGAGCTGCGGAATTACTTTTCTTTGTACTGCCTGCACCAGGAGACACAGCTAATCCATATCTACCTGCCTCTCACTTCCCACATCTTGGGAGCCTTTGTCAACTCCCAGATCCAGGGCCATAAAGAG ATGAGTAAAGTTTGGAATGAACTGAAGCCAAAGTTGAGCTGCCTGTTTGTGGGACCCCACAACATGCCAACACCACCATTGTCACCCCCAGAGGGCAACTTCTTTGCCAATTAA
- the SNX8 gene encoding sorting nexin-8 isoform X9: MFKEDLAKPPVIEPKDPEQLLMQTPQGNPLLLSHTLQELLSKDTVQVELIPEKKGLFLKHVEYEVSSKRFKCSVYRRYNDFVVFHEMLLQKFPYRMVPALPPKRMLGVFPPVADREFIESRRRALKRFINLVARHPPFSEDVLLKLFLSFSGSDVQNKLRELVQGVGDEFMTCQLAPRAKDFLPADIQAQFAASRELIRNIYNSFYKLRDRAERIASRAIDNASDLLIFGKELSALGSDTTPLPSWAALNNSTWGTLKQALKGLSVEFALLADKAVQQGKQEESDVVEKLNLFLDLLQSYKDLCERHEKGVLHKHQRALHKYSMMKKQMMSATVQNKEPESVEQLESRIVEQENAIMTMELRNYFSLYCLHQETQLIHIYLPLTSHILGAFVNSQIQGHKEMSKVWNELKPKLSCLFVGPHNMPTPPLSPPEGNFFAN; the protein is encoded by the exons aCTTGGCAAAGCCTCCAGTAATTGAGCCAAAGGATCCGGAACAGCTGCTCATGCAGACGCCCCAGGGAAACCCGCTGTTGCTCTCCCACACCCTACAAGAGCTGTTGAGCAAGGACACTGTGCAGGTGGAGCTTATACCTGAGAAGAAGGGCCTCTTTCTGAAACATGTGGAGTATGAAGTTTCCAGCAAG CGCTTCAAGTGCTCTGTGTACAGGCGATACAATGACTTCGTGGTATTCCATGAGATGCTGCTTCAGAAGTTCCCATATCGTATGGTGCCTGCACTTCCTCCAAAGAGAATGCTGGGAG TGTTCCCTCCTGTAGCTGACCGAGAATTCATAGAGTCTAGGCGGCGGGCTCTGAAGCGTTTCATTAATCTGGTGGCTCGACATCCCCCTTTCTCAGAAGATGTGCTCCTGAAGCTCTTTCTCTCCTTTAGTGGCTCG GATGTGCAGAACAAGCTGAGGGAGTTGGTCCAAGGAGTGGGAGACGAGTTCATGACTTGCCAACTAGCCCCCCGGGCCAAG GACTTCCTCCCCGCCGACATCCAGGCCCAGTTTGCTGCCAGTCGAGAGCTTATCCGAAACATCTACAACAGCTTCTACAAACTGCGGGACCGTGCAGAAAGAATAGCTTCCCGAGCCATTGATAATGCCTCAGATCTTCTCATATTTGGAAAGGAACTAAG TGCTTTGGGCTCAGACACGACACCACTTCCCTCCTGGGCTGCTCTGAACAATAGCACGTGGGGGACTCTGAAACAGGCCTTGAAAGGCTTGTCTGTCGAATTTGCGCTGTTGGCCGATAAGGCTGTACAGCAG GGAAAACAGGAAGAGAGTGATGTGGTGGAGAAGCTGAACCTTTTCCTGGATTTACTCCAGTCCTATAAA GATCTATGTGAGAGGCATGAGAAGGGAGTACTGCACAAACACCAGCGAGCTTTGCACAAGTACAGCATGATGAAGAAGCAGATGATGAGTGCCACTGTGCAGAACAAGGAGCCAGAGTCCGTGGAACAGCTGGAGTCACGAATTGTGGAG CAAGAGAATGCAATCATGACCATGGAGCTGCGGAATTACTTTTCTTTGTACTGCCTGCACCAGGAGACACAGCTAATCCATATCTACCTGCCTCTCACTTCCCACATCTTGGGAGCCTTTGTCAACTCCCAGATCCAGGGCCATAAAGAG ATGAGTAAAGTTTGGAATGAACTGAAGCCAAAGTTGAGCTGCCTGTTTGTGGGACCCCACAACATGCCAACACCACCATTGTCACCCCCAGAGGGCAACTTCTTTGCCAATTAA
- the SNX8 gene encoding sorting nexin-8 isoform X8, with product MLYGRWDLAKPPVIEPKDPEQLLMQTPQGNPLLLSHTLQELLSKDTVQVELIPEKKGLFLKHVEYEVSSKRFKCSVYRRYNDFVVFHEMLLQKFPYRMVPALPPKRMLGVFPPVADREFIESRRRALKRFINLVARHPPFSEDVLLKLFLSFSGSDVQNKLRELVQGVGDEFMTCQLAPRAKDFLPADIQAQFAASRELIRNIYNSFYKLRDRAERIASRAIDNASDLLIFGKELSALGSDTTPLPSWAALNNSTWGTLKQALKGLSVEFALLADKAVQQGKQEESDVVEKLNLFLDLLQSYKDLCERHEKGVLHKHQRALHKYSMMKKQMMSATVQNKEPESVEQLESRIVEQENAIMTMELRNYFSLYCLHQETQLIHIYLPLTSHILGAFVNSQIQGHKEMSKVWNELKPKLSCLFVGPHNMPTPPLSPPEGNFFAN from the exons aCTTGGCAAAGCCTCCAGTAATTGAGCCAAAGGATCCGGAACAGCTGCTCATGCAGACGCCCCAGGGAAACCCGCTGTTGCTCTCCCACACCCTACAAGAGCTGTTGAGCAAGGACACTGTGCAGGTGGAGCTTATACCTGAGAAGAAGGGCCTCTTTCTGAAACATGTGGAGTATGAAGTTTCCAGCAAG CGCTTCAAGTGCTCTGTGTACAGGCGATACAATGACTTCGTGGTATTCCATGAGATGCTGCTTCAGAAGTTCCCATATCGTATGGTGCCTGCACTTCCTCCAAAGAGAATGCTGGGAG TGTTCCCTCCTGTAGCTGACCGAGAATTCATAGAGTCTAGGCGGCGGGCTCTGAAGCGTTTCATTAATCTGGTGGCTCGACATCCCCCTTTCTCAGAAGATGTGCTCCTGAAGCTCTTTCTCTCCTTTAGTGGCTCG GATGTGCAGAACAAGCTGAGGGAGTTGGTCCAAGGAGTGGGAGACGAGTTCATGACTTGCCAACTAGCCCCCCGGGCCAAG GACTTCCTCCCCGCCGACATCCAGGCCCAGTTTGCTGCCAGTCGAGAGCTTATCCGAAACATCTACAACAGCTTCTACAAACTGCGGGACCGTGCAGAAAGAATAGCTTCCCGAGCCATTGATAATGCCTCAGATCTTCTCATATTTGGAAAGGAACTAAG TGCTTTGGGCTCAGACACGACACCACTTCCCTCCTGGGCTGCTCTGAACAATAGCACGTGGGGGACTCTGAAACAGGCCTTGAAAGGCTTGTCTGTCGAATTTGCGCTGTTGGCCGATAAGGCTGTACAGCAG GGAAAACAGGAAGAGAGTGATGTGGTGGAGAAGCTGAACCTTTTCCTGGATTTACTCCAGTCCTATAAA GATCTATGTGAGAGGCATGAGAAGGGAGTACTGCACAAACACCAGCGAGCTTTGCACAAGTACAGCATGATGAAGAAGCAGATGATGAGTGCCACTGTGCAGAACAAGGAGCCAGAGTCCGTGGAACAGCTGGAGTCACGAATTGTGGAG CAAGAGAATGCAATCATGACCATGGAGCTGCGGAATTACTTTTCTTTGTACTGCCTGCACCAGGAGACACAGCTAATCCATATCTACCTGCCTCTCACTTCCCACATCTTGGGAGCCTTTGTCAACTCCCAGATCCAGGGCCATAAAGAG ATGAGTAAAGTTTGGAATGAACTGAAGCCAAAGTTGAGCTGCCTGTTTGTGGGACCCCACAACATGCCAACACCACCATTGTCACCCCCAGAGGGCAACTTCTTTGCCAATTAA
- the SNX8 gene encoding sorting nexin-8 isoform X3 — MGVDCEKADGSQNYLEAMKDLAKPPVIEPKDPEQLLMQTPQGNPLLLSHTLQELLSKDTVQVELIPEKKGLFLKHVEYEVSSKRFKCSVYRRYNDFVVFHEMLLQKFPYRMVPALPPKRMLGVFPPVADREFIESRRRALKRFINLVARHPPFSEDVLLKLFLSFSGSDVQNKLRELVQGVGDEFMTCQLAPRAKDFLPADIQAQFAASRELIRNIYNSFYKLRDRAERIASRAIDNASDLLIFGKELSALGSDTTPLPSWAALNNSTWGTLKQALKGLSVEFALLADKAVQQGKQEESDVVEKLNLFLDLLQSYKDLCERHEKGVLHKHQRALHKYSMMKKQMMSATVQNKEPESVEQLESRIVEQENAIMTMELRNYFSLYCLHQETQLIHIYLPLTSHILGAFVNSQIQGHKEMSKVWNELKPKLSCLFVGPHNMPTPPLSPPEGNFFAN, encoded by the exons aCTTGGCAAAGCCTCCAGTAATTGAGCCAAAGGATCCGGAACAGCTGCTCATGCAGACGCCCCAGGGAAACCCGCTGTTGCTCTCCCACACCCTACAAGAGCTGTTGAGCAAGGACACTGTGCAGGTGGAGCTTATACCTGAGAAGAAGGGCCTCTTTCTGAAACATGTGGAGTATGAAGTTTCCAGCAAG CGCTTCAAGTGCTCTGTGTACAGGCGATACAATGACTTCGTGGTATTCCATGAGATGCTGCTTCAGAAGTTCCCATATCGTATGGTGCCTGCACTTCCTCCAAAGAGAATGCTGGGAG TGTTCCCTCCTGTAGCTGACCGAGAATTCATAGAGTCTAGGCGGCGGGCTCTGAAGCGTTTCATTAATCTGGTGGCTCGACATCCCCCTTTCTCAGAAGATGTGCTCCTGAAGCTCTTTCTCTCCTTTAGTGGCTCG GATGTGCAGAACAAGCTGAGGGAGTTGGTCCAAGGAGTGGGAGACGAGTTCATGACTTGCCAACTAGCCCCCCGGGCCAAG GACTTCCTCCCCGCCGACATCCAGGCCCAGTTTGCTGCCAGTCGAGAGCTTATCCGAAACATCTACAACAGCTTCTACAAACTGCGGGACCGTGCAGAAAGAATAGCTTCCCGAGCCATTGATAATGCCTCAGATCTTCTCATATTTGGAAAGGAACTAAG TGCTTTGGGCTCAGACACGACACCACTTCCCTCCTGGGCTGCTCTGAACAATAGCACGTGGGGGACTCTGAAACAGGCCTTGAAAGGCTTGTCTGTCGAATTTGCGCTGTTGGCCGATAAGGCTGTACAGCAG GGAAAACAGGAAGAGAGTGATGTGGTGGAGAAGCTGAACCTTTTCCTGGATTTACTCCAGTCCTATAAA GATCTATGTGAGAGGCATGAGAAGGGAGTACTGCACAAACACCAGCGAGCTTTGCACAAGTACAGCATGATGAAGAAGCAGATGATGAGTGCCACTGTGCAGAACAAGGAGCCAGAGTCCGTGGAACAGCTGGAGTCACGAATTGTGGAG CAAGAGAATGCAATCATGACCATGGAGCTGCGGAATTACTTTTCTTTGTACTGCCTGCACCAGGAGACACAGCTAATCCATATCTACCTGCCTCTCACTTCCCACATCTTGGGAGCCTTTGTCAACTCCCAGATCCAGGGCCATAAAGAG ATGAGTAAAGTTTGGAATGAACTGAAGCCAAAGTTGAGCTGCCTGTTTGTGGGACCCCACAACATGCCAACACCACCATTGTCACCCCCAGAGGGCAACTTCTTTGCCAATTAA
- the SNX8 gene encoding sorting nexin-8 isoform X6 — protein MTAGEMDGEVPAGSGGAGTDLAKPPVIEPKDPEQLLMQTPQGNPLLLSHTLQELLSKDTVQVELIPEKKGLFLKHVEYEVSSKRFKCSVYRRYNDFVVFHEMLLQKFPYRMVPALPPKRMLGADREFIESRRRALKRFINLVARHPPFSEDVLLKLFLSFSGSDVQNKLRELVQGVGDEFMTCQLAPRAKDFLPADIQAQFAASRELIRNIYNSFYKLRDRAERIASRAIDNASDLLIFGKELSALGSDTTPLPSWAALNNSTWGTLKQALKGLSVEFALLADKAVQQGKQEESDVVEKLNLFLDLLQSYKDLCERHEKGVLHKHQRALHKYSMMKKQMMSATVQNKEPESVEQLESRIVEQENAIMTMELRNYFSLYCLHQETQLIHIYLPLTSHILGAFVNSQIQGHKEMSKVWNELKPKLSCLFVGPHNMPTPPLSPPEGNFFAN, from the exons aCTTGGCAAAGCCTCCAGTAATTGAGCCAAAGGATCCGGAACAGCTGCTCATGCAGACGCCCCAGGGAAACCCGCTGTTGCTCTCCCACACCCTACAAGAGCTGTTGAGCAAGGACACTGTGCAGGTGGAGCTTATACCTGAGAAGAAGGGCCTCTTTCTGAAACATGTGGAGTATGAAGTTTCCAGCAAG CGCTTCAAGTGCTCTGTGTACAGGCGATACAATGACTTCGTGGTATTCCATGAGATGCTGCTTCAGAAGTTCCCATATCGTATGGTGCCTGCACTTCCTCCAAAGAGAATGCTGGGAG CTGACCGAGAATTCATAGAGTCTAGGCGGCGGGCTCTGAAGCGTTTCATTAATCTGGTGGCTCGACATCCCCCTTTCTCAGAAGATGTGCTCCTGAAGCTCTTTCTCTCCTTTAGTGGCTCG GATGTGCAGAACAAGCTGAGGGAGTTGGTCCAAGGAGTGGGAGACGAGTTCATGACTTGCCAACTAGCCCCCCGGGCCAAG GACTTCCTCCCCGCCGACATCCAGGCCCAGTTTGCTGCCAGTCGAGAGCTTATCCGAAACATCTACAACAGCTTCTACAAACTGCGGGACCGTGCAGAAAGAATAGCTTCCCGAGCCATTGATAATGCCTCAGATCTTCTCATATTTGGAAAGGAACTAAG TGCTTTGGGCTCAGACACGACACCACTTCCCTCCTGGGCTGCTCTGAACAATAGCACGTGGGGGACTCTGAAACAGGCCTTGAAAGGCTTGTCTGTCGAATTTGCGCTGTTGGCCGATAAGGCTGTACAGCAG GGAAAACAGGAAGAGAGTGATGTGGTGGAGAAGCTGAACCTTTTCCTGGATTTACTCCAGTCCTATAAA GATCTATGTGAGAGGCATGAGAAGGGAGTACTGCACAAACACCAGCGAGCTTTGCACAAGTACAGCATGATGAAGAAGCAGATGATGAGTGCCACTGTGCAGAACAAGGAGCCAGAGTCCGTGGAACAGCTGGAGTCACGAATTGTGGAG CAAGAGAATGCAATCATGACCATGGAGCTGCGGAATTACTTTTCTTTGTACTGCCTGCACCAGGAGACACAGCTAATCCATATCTACCTGCCTCTCACTTCCCACATCTTGGGAGCCTTTGTCAACTCCCAGATCCAGGGCCATAAAGAG ATGAGTAAAGTTTGGAATGAACTGAAGCCAAAGTTGAGCTGCCTGTTTGTGGGACCCCACAACATGCCAACACCACCATTGTCACCCCCAGAGGGCAACTTCTTTGCCAATTAA
- the SNX8 gene encoding sorting nexin-8 isoform X2 — MTAGEMDGEVPAGSGGAGTDLAKPPVIEPKDPEQLLMQTPQGNPLLLSHTLQELLSKDTVQVELIPEKKGLFLKHVEYEVSSKRFKCSVYRRYNDFVVFHEMLLQKFPYRMVPALPPKRMLGVFPPVADREFIESRRRALKRFINLVARHPPFSEDVLLKLFLSFSGSDVQNKLRELVQGVGDEFMTCQLAPRAKDFLPADIQAQFAASRELIRNIYNSFYKLRDRAERIASRAIDNASDLLIFGKELSALGSDTTPLPSWAALNNSTWGTLKQALKGLSVEFALLADKAVQQGKQEESDVVEKLNLFLDLLQSYKDLCERHEKGVLHKHQRALHKYSMMKKQMMSATVQNKEPESVEQLESRIVEQENAIMTMELRNYFSLYCLHQETQLIHIYLPLTSHILGAFVNSQIQGHKEMSKVWNELKPKLSCLFVGPHNMPTPPLSPPEGNFFAN; from the exons aCTTGGCAAAGCCTCCAGTAATTGAGCCAAAGGATCCGGAACAGCTGCTCATGCAGACGCCCCAGGGAAACCCGCTGTTGCTCTCCCACACCCTACAAGAGCTGTTGAGCAAGGACACTGTGCAGGTGGAGCTTATACCTGAGAAGAAGGGCCTCTTTCTGAAACATGTGGAGTATGAAGTTTCCAGCAAG CGCTTCAAGTGCTCTGTGTACAGGCGATACAATGACTTCGTGGTATTCCATGAGATGCTGCTTCAGAAGTTCCCATATCGTATGGTGCCTGCACTTCCTCCAAAGAGAATGCTGGGAG TGTTCCCTCCTGTAGCTGACCGAGAATTCATAGAGTCTAGGCGGCGGGCTCTGAAGCGTTTCATTAATCTGGTGGCTCGACATCCCCCTTTCTCAGAAGATGTGCTCCTGAAGCTCTTTCTCTCCTTTAGTGGCTCG GATGTGCAGAACAAGCTGAGGGAGTTGGTCCAAGGAGTGGGAGACGAGTTCATGACTTGCCAACTAGCCCCCCGGGCCAAG GACTTCCTCCCCGCCGACATCCAGGCCCAGTTTGCTGCCAGTCGAGAGCTTATCCGAAACATCTACAACAGCTTCTACAAACTGCGGGACCGTGCAGAAAGAATAGCTTCCCGAGCCATTGATAATGCCTCAGATCTTCTCATATTTGGAAAGGAACTAAG TGCTTTGGGCTCAGACACGACACCACTTCCCTCCTGGGCTGCTCTGAACAATAGCACGTGGGGGACTCTGAAACAGGCCTTGAAAGGCTTGTCTGTCGAATTTGCGCTGTTGGCCGATAAGGCTGTACAGCAG GGAAAACAGGAAGAGAGTGATGTGGTGGAGAAGCTGAACCTTTTCCTGGATTTACTCCAGTCCTATAAA GATCTATGTGAGAGGCATGAGAAGGGAGTACTGCACAAACACCAGCGAGCTTTGCACAAGTACAGCATGATGAAGAAGCAGATGATGAGTGCCACTGTGCAGAACAAGGAGCCAGAGTCCGTGGAACAGCTGGAGTCACGAATTGTGGAG CAAGAGAATGCAATCATGACCATGGAGCTGCGGAATTACTTTTCTTTGTACTGCCTGCACCAGGAGACACAGCTAATCCATATCTACCTGCCTCTCACTTCCCACATCTTGGGAGCCTTTGTCAACTCCCAGATCCAGGGCCATAAAGAG ATGAGTAAAGTTTGGAATGAACTGAAGCCAAAGTTGAGCTGCCTGTTTGTGGGACCCCACAACATGCCAACACCACCATTGTCACCCCCAGAGGGCAACTTCTTTGCCAATTAA